A stretch of Macadamia integrifolia cultivar HAES 741 chromosome 7, SCU_Mint_v3, whole genome shotgun sequence DNA encodes these proteins:
- the LOC122084188 gene encoding nuclear transcription factor Y subunit A-3-like, whose product MGSPPWHGNAKHLGQLQDQDSSSTQSTGQSHHDVVAVGGGAFHGQCISAQSGIVQRYGKRTGHMKPVVSLGNPDFVFPASQVDFSQTVAPIQYCYADPYVGGLVAAYGPQAIIHPQMMGIAPARVPLPHDLAKDEPVYVNAKQYRAIVRRRQSRAKLDSQNKLIKGRKPYLHESRHLHALKRVRGSGGRFLNAKKPQQSNPGAAADDRDASDFGHLQLGGNLSESEVLQSENGNGSVSCTSCSDVTSGSNGDEIYHQSDTRFLLYPPDMDPTMQGGDG is encoded by the exons ATGGGCTCTCCACCCTGGCATGGTAATGCTAAACATTTAGGTCAACTACAAGATCAAGATTCATCCTCAACTCAATCAACTGGGCAGTCTCACCATGATGTAGTGGCTGTTGGGGGAGGCGCTTTTCATGGGCAATGCATTTCAGCACAATCAG GAATTGTTCAAAGGTATGGAAAGCGAACAGGTCACATGAAACCTGTTGTTTCACTGGGAAATCCTGATTTTGTCTTCCCTGCTTCGCAAGTTGATTTCAGCCAGACAGTG GCTCCCATTCAATACTGTTATGCTGATCCATATGTTGGTGGACTAGTGGCCGCATATGGACCACAGGCTATT ATTCATCCCCAAATGATGGGGATTGCACCTGCACGAGTTCCACTGCCTCATGATCTTGCCAAAGATGAACCTGTCTATGTTAATGCAAAGCAGTATCGTGCAATTGTCAGACGGAGACAGTCCCGAGCCAAGCTGGACTCTCAAAACAAACTTATTAAGGGTCGAAAG CCATACCTTCACGAGTCTCGTCATCTTCATGCATTGAAAAGGGTTCGGGGTTCTGGTGGACGCTTTCTTAACGCGAAAAAGCCACAGCAAAGCAATCCTGGTGCAGCCGCTGATGACAGGGATGCTTCAGACTTTGGTCATCTGCAGCTGGGTGGAAATCTCTCGGAGTCGGAAGTACTTCAATCAGAGAATGGGAATGGTAGTGTTTCTTGCACATCTTGTTCTGATGTGACGAGTGGCTCCAATGGTGATGAAATCTACCATCAATCAGATACCAGATTCTTACTCTACCCTCCAGACATGGATCCGACCATGCAAGGTGGTGATGGGTAG
- the LOC122083179 gene encoding alpha/beta hydrolase domain-containing protein WAV2 has product MVSYVSLLFYGVGGIMVAGLALLVALQEKLVYVPVLPGLAKSYQITPARLRLQYEDVWLRSSDGIRLHAWFIKLFPDCKGPTILFFQENAGNIAHRLEMVRIMLQRLQCNVFMLSYRGYGASDGYPSQLGITRDAQAALDHLTQRTDIDTLRIVVFGRSLGGAVGAVLAKNNPDKVAALILENTFTSILDLAGVLFPFLKWFIGGSGSKGPKVLNCLVRSPWSTIDIIGQIKQPILFLSGLQDEMVPPSHMQMLYVKAATHNRRCTFVEFPTGMHMDTWLAGGDHYWRSIQLFLEENVPENNERTVRSENDSEAS; this is encoded by the exons ATGGTGTCGTATGTGAGTTTGTTGTTCTACGGAGTGGGAGGGATAATGGTGGCGGGTCTGGCACTGTTAGTGGCGCTTCAGGAGAAGCTGGTGTATGTACCCGTGCTGCCAGGCCTCGCCAAGTCCTACCAGATCACCCCTGCTCGTCTCCGCCTTCAGTACGAGGACGTCTGGTTGAGATCCTCCGATGGAATTCGCCTTCATGCCTGGTTCATCAAGCTTTTCCCTGATTGCAAAG GTCCAACCATTCTCTTCTTCCAAGAAAATGCCGGCA ATATCGCCCATCGTCTTGAAATGGTTCGCATAATGTTGCAGAGATTGCAATGCAATGTCTTCATGCTATCTTACAGAGG ATATGGAGCAAGTGATGGCTACCCTTCCCAACTTGGCATTACAAGGGATGCTCAG GCCGCGTTGGATCATCTAACCCAACGAACTGACATTGACACATTAAGAATAGTTGTTTTCGGAAGGTCACTTGGAGGAGCAGTTGGAGCCGTGCTTGCCAAAAACAATCCTGATAAG GTTGCTGCTCTGATATTGGAGAACACATTTACGTCCATCCTAGATCTGGCTGGAGTTTTGTTCCCCTTCCTCAAGTGGTTTATTGGAGGCAGTGGTTCTAAAGGCCCCAAGGTTCTCAATTGTCTTGTACGTTCACCGTGGAGTACAATTGATATTATTGGACAG ATCAAGCAGCCAATCCTATTTCTTTCTGGATTGCAAGATGAGATGGTTCCCCCATCTCACATGCAGATGCTTTATGTAAAAGCAGCCACACATAACAGGCGGTGTACTTTTGTTGAATTCCCCACTGGTATGCACATGGACACGTGGCTTGCTGGGGGCGACCACTATTGGAGGTCAATTCAGTTGTTCTTGGAAGAAAATGTACCCGAGAATAATGAAAGAACTGTCCGCAGTGAAAACG ATTCGGAGGCAAGCTGA